In Pseudomonadaceae bacterium SI-3, the sequence TCAGGACGTCAGCGAACGCTGGGAGGCTGAGCAGGCGCTGCGCGAGCTCAACGATACCCTTGAAAGCCGCATTCAGGAGCGCACCACTGCGCTAGCCGAAGTCTACGAACGTCTGCTGACCGAAATGGCCAGCCGGGAACAGGCCCAGGAGGCGTTACGTCAGGCACAGAAGATGGAAACTGTCGGCCAGCTCACCGGTGGCATCGCGCACGATTTCAACAACATGCTTACCGGCATCATAGGTGGGCTGGACCTCATCCAGCGTTACAACCAGTCAGGCCGTCATGGCGAGACCCAGCGCTTCATCGATGCCGCCGTCACCTCAGCCAACCGTGCCGCGGCGCTGACCCATCGCCTGCTGGCCTTCGCGCGGCGACAGCCGCTGAATCTCAAGCGAGTCGACCTCAACGAGCTGGTCGATTCGATGCGCGATCTGATCGTACGGACGCTGGGCAGCCATATTCTGGTCGACGCGCTGTTGCAGCCGGACCTGTGGCCGGCCAACAGCGATGAGAACCAGCTGGAAAGTGCCCTGCTCAATCTGGTGATCAATGCACGCGACGCCATGCCCGACGGCGGCAGCCTCTATATCGCGACGGCCAATGTGACCCTGCAGCAGGGCGAGGTGGGCGAGCTGCCAGCCGGACGTTATGTCAGTCTCAGCGTCATCGACAGCGGCTGTGGCATGACACCCAAGGTACTGGCTGCGGCCTTCGAGCCCTTTTTCACAACCAAACCCATCGGCCAGGGCACCGGGCTGGGATTGTCGATGATCTATGGCTTCGCGCGGCAGGCCGGTGGCCACGTCCAGCTGCGTAGCGAACCGGGCAACGGTACCGAAGTCATCCTCTATCTACCGGCACACCATTCATTGCTGGCGACCGAGGTAGCGGTCCCGCCGCTTGCACAGACCACACAAGCGGCGCGAGGCGAAGCCGTGCTGGTGGTCGAGGATGATCCTGCCGTACGTCTGCTGGTGCTCGACGTGCTGGGCATGCTCGGCTATTGCGCGCTGGAGGCGGCCGAGGCCAACGCGGCGGTCAAGCTGCTGCAGAGCGACGAGCGTATCGACTTGCTGGTATCCGATGTCGGGCTGCCGGGAATGAACGGCCGACAGCTGGCGGATGTCGCCCGCGAGCACCGCCCTGGGCTGCGTGTGCTGTTCATGACCGGCTACGCGGAGCAGGCGATCAGCAGCGGCTTTCTCGATGCCGGCATGGACCTGATTAGCAAACCGTTTACCATCGATCAATTGGCGGCGCGGGTACGCACCATGCTCGTGGACATGCCCTAGAGGGCGCGTGCGGTCAGGTCCATATGCGCAACATTAACGGGAAAGCGCCCGGCGGTTTTACAGAGCGACGACCTGAGCATAGACGGTCGCTGAAGCTACCCTGACCTGCGCCGGCCAAGCTGCGGGATTTGCCGCAGCTACTAGCAAGCAGTGCCCGGCCAGGTTCTGTTACAGAGGGCTGTAGACCCGCGGTGCGTTGTGGTGCGGCAGGTGGATCAGATTGAGGTGGTGCTGACGCGCCCAGCGCACGCAAAGGTCGGTCGGTGCTGAGAGGCTGACCAGTGTCGACAGACCCGCACGCACGGCCTTGTGAATCAACTCGAGACTGCAGCGGCTGGTGACCACAGCGAAGCCCTGACGGCCGTCACGGCCCTCCCGTCGCAGCGCGCCAATCAGCTTGTCCAGCGCATTGTGGCGGCCGATGTCTTCACGGCACAGCACGATCTCGCCCTGCTCGTCGACAAACAGCGCGGCATGCAGTGCACCGCTCTGGCGCGCCAGGCGCTGCGCGTCGTTGATGCGATCGCGCAGCTCGTGCAGATGCGCGGCCGGAGGCAGCGGGCTGGGCGCCAGCGCGGTCAGTTTCGGCAGCGCCTGTTCGATGGCCTCCACACCGCAGAGCCCGCAGCCGCTGGTCCCGGCCAGATTGCGCCGCTGCTCCTTGAGCGCCCAGAACGCCCTATTGCCGATCTGCACATCGGCGCTGAATGCGTCACCGCGACGATTGAGCTGGATGTCATGTATGTCGTCGATACCGCCAACCACTTCACCGCTCAGACTGAAGCCAACCACGAAGTCTTCCAGCGCACTGGGCGAGACCATCATCACCGCATGGCTGATGCCGTTATAAGCGATGGCCAGCGCGCACTCTTCCGCCAATACCGCGCGGCCCGAACCTGCCGCGTCATCCAGCTCGACATAGGTATAAGCGTCCGGCGCGGAGCTAATGACGGGCATGGTGGTACTAAGGGGCGCAGGACGAGGCATGAGGGTATTCCTTGCAGTCGAGCTGTAAGGATATTCGACTCAGGCGTGTACCTGCGGTTCGATCTGCTCACGCAGCCCGCTCAGCACCTCCAGCACGAATGGATTCAGCCCTTCCCCGGCAGTAGCATCCAGGTGCGCGTATAGCGCCATGCGCATCTGCGGGTCCCATTGGCGCTTGAGGTGCTGTGCGAAGTCCGTGCGCGCCTGCTCGGCGTCGGGCTGGGACGCGAAAAAGGCACCGATCTGGTTGGCCATCTTGATCAGTTGCGTGGCATTCATGCCCATGGACGTACTCCGCTGTTCGACCAGGAAACCGCGCCGGCCGGCTGACCCGCGCAGTACGGGTGCGCAGCGCGCACCCCACCGATGACTATCGCTGCGCAGCGATTCACAGCTGCACCACCGGCAGCAGGTTCACCTGCTCACGGGTGAAGGCGTCGAACTCCTGCTGCCACTTCGAGGGCACCTCCACCTTGCGCACCTGCACCGCGGTGACCTTGTATTCGGGGCAATTGGTGGCCCAGTCCGAGTTGTCGGTCGTGATCACGTTGGCACCGGACTCCGGGTGGTGGAAGGTGGTGTACACCACGCCGGGCTGCATGCGCTGGGTGACCTTGGCGCGCATCACCGTCTCGCCCGCACGGCTGTTGATGCCGACCCAGTCTCCATCCTCAATGCCACGGTCCTCGGCGTCCACTGGGTGCAGCTCGAGAATATCCTCGGCGTGCCAGGCCTTGTTGGCGGTACGTCGGGTCTGTGCGCCCACGTTGTACTGCGAAAGGATCCGGCCAGTAGTCAGCACCAGCGGACGCTTGCGCGAGGTGCGCTCGTCGGTGGCGATGAACTCGGTGATCATGAAGCGGCCCTTGCCGCGCACGAACGCATCCTCATGCATGATCGGCGTGCCTTCCGGCGCCTCGTCGTTGCATGGCCATTGAATGCTGCCCATGCGATCGAGCTTGGCGTAGCTGACTCCGGTGAAGGTCGGCGTCAGGCGGGCGATCTCGTCCATGATCTGCGACGGATGCGTGTAGTTCATCGGATAGCCTAGGGCGTTGGACAGCGCCACCGTCACCTCCCAGTCTTCCTTGCCAGCCAGCGCCGGCATCACCTTGCGCACCGGCGAAATGCGCCGCTCGGCATTGGTGAAGGTGCCGTTCTTCTCCAGGAAGGAAGCACCGGGCAGGAACACGTGAGCGAACTTGGCGGTTTCGTTGAGGAACAGATCCTGCACCACCACGCACTCCATGGCCATGAGGGCACCGGTGACGTGTTGGGTATCGGGGTCCGACTGTGCCGGGTCCTCACCCTGGATGTACAACCCCTTGAAAGTACCGGCATGCGCCGCCGCCAGCATGTTCGGAATGCGCAGGCCTGGCTCATCGAGCAGCGTGACGCCCCAGGCTTGCTCGAACTGCGGGCGCGCCACTGGATCGGAAACGTGACGGTAGCCCGGCAGCTCATGGGGGAAGGAGCCCATGTCGCAGGAGCCCTGCACGTTGTTCTGGCCACGCAGCGGGTTCACGCCCACGCCCGGCCGGCCGATATTGCCGGTGGCCATGGCCAGGTTGGCGATCGCCATCACGGTGGAAGAGCCCTGGCTGTGCTCGGTAACCCCCAGACCGTAGTAGATCGCCGCATTGCCGCCAGTGGCATACAAACGCGCGGCGGCGCGCACTTCTGCAGCTGGCACGCCGGTCAACTCCTGCATAGCCTCCGGGCTGTTGCGCTGCTCGCTGACGAAGGCGCGCCACTGCTCGAACGGCTCGGCCTCGCAGCGCTCGGCAACGAAGGCTTCGTTGACAAGGTTCTCCGTGACGATCACGTGGGCCAGGCTGTTGAGCAGGGCAACGTTGCTGCCCGGACGCAGCTGCAAATGGTGCTCGGCTTTGATGTGCGGGCTGCGCACCAGGTCGATGCCACGCGGGTCGGCGACGATCAGCCGGGCGCCCTCGCGCAGTCGGCGCTTGAGCTGTGAACCGAATACCGGGTGCCCGTCGGTGGGGTTGGCGCCAATCACCAGCACCACGTCGGCGGACAGCACCGAATCG encodes:
- a CDS encoding formate dehydrogenase is translated as MGMNATQLIKMANQIGAFFASQPDAEQARTDFAQHLKRQWDPQMRMALYAHLDATAGEGLNPFVLEVLSGLREQIEPQVHA
- a CDS encoding sulfurtransferase FdhD; protein product: MPRPAPLSTTMPVISSAPDAYTYVELDDAAGSGRAVLAEECALAIAYNGISHAVMMVSPSALEDFVVGFSLSGEVVGGIDDIHDIQLNRRGDAFSADVQIGNRAFWALKEQRRNLAGTSGCGLCGVEAIEQALPKLTALAPSPLPPAAHLHELRDRINDAQRLARQSGALHAALFVDEQGEIVLCREDIGRHNALDKLIGALRREGRDGRQGFAVVTSRCSLELIHKAVRAGLSTLVSLSAPTDLCVRWARQHHLNLIHLPHHNAPRVYSPL
- a CDS encoding formate dehydrogenase subunit alpha gives rise to the protein MALYRELDYGTPARTGAPVTVEIDGNAITVPAGTSVMRAAQEAGISVPKLCASDSLEPFGSCRLCTVEIEGRRGYPASCTTPVEPGMKVRTQSPKLAELRRGTMELYISDHPLDCLTCSANGNCELQDMAGVVGLREVRYDPVKTHLAEAKDESNPYFTYDPAKCIVCNRCVRACEEVQGTFALTIDGRGFDSRVAASQAEDFLDSECVSCGACVNACPTATLTEKSLIEMGQAERSVTTTCAYCGVGCSFKAEVKGNEVVRMVPNKNGHANHGHACVKGRFAWGYATHPDRIKTPMIRDSISEPWRPVSWDEAIGYAARRFKEIQAQYGQNSVGGLTSSRCTNEETYLVQKLVRAAFGNNNVDTCARVCHSPTGYGLKVTLGESAGTQDFDSVLSADVVLVIGANPTDGHPVFGSQLKRRLREGARLIVADPRGIDLVRSPHIKAEHHLQLRPGSNVALLNSLAHVIVTENLVNEAFVAERCEAEPFEQWRAFVSEQRNSPEAMQELTGVPAAEVRAAARLYATGGNAAIYYGLGVTEHSQGSSTVMAIANLAMATGNIGRPGVGVNPLRGQNNVQGSCDMGSFPHELPGYRHVSDPVARPQFEQAWGVTLLDEPGLRIPNMLAAAHAGTFKGLYIQGEDPAQSDPDTQHVTGALMAMECVVVQDLFLNETAKFAHVFLPGASFLEKNGTFTNAERRISPVRKVMPALAGKEDWEVTVALSNALGYPMNYTHPSQIMDEIARLTPTFTGVSYAKLDRMGSIQWPCNDEAPEGTPIMHEDAFVRGKGRFMITEFIATDERTSRKRPLVLTTGRILSQYNVGAQTRRTANKAWHAEDILELHPVDAEDRGIEDGDWVGINSRAGETVMRAKVTQRMQPGVVYTTFHHPESGANVITTDNSDWATNCPEYKVTAVQVRKVEVPSKWQQEFDAFTREQVNLLPVVQL
- a CDS encoding hybrid sensor histidine kinase/response regulator produces the protein MAVDAGFWPSERSEMGRQIRRRDWSATVLGAIEHWPTTLCVLLDTVLDAPLPMCILWGEAGLQLYNDAHAAAIGNHHPGALGMPLQHTAREAWPAMLEAYQKLVRDEACLLRHQYLPGPGQHGTGQWFDLSISPIRNGSCVAGQLLCLRPSEDEALRRREVEMNMITDALPVLIGFVDKDLRYRYNNRHYEEWFGHSPAWLYGKHLVDVVGERAFNARSCEIAKALAGEDVIFEAFMPHQDGSQRQSLIHYLPRRDANGDVQGFVVLAQDVSERWEAEQALRELNDTLESRIQERTTALAEVYERLLTEMASREQAQEALRQAQKMETVGQLTGGIAHDFNNMLTGIIGGLDLIQRYNQSGRHGETQRFIDAAVTSANRAAALTHRLLAFARRQPLNLKRVDLNELVDSMRDLIVRTLGSHILVDALLQPDLWPANSDENQLESALLNLVINARDAMPDGGSLYIATANVTLQQGEVGELPAGRYVSLSVIDSGCGMTPKVLAAAFEPFFTTKPIGQGTGLGLSMIYGFARQAGGHVQLRSEPGNGTEVILYLPAHHSLLATEVAVPPLAQTTQAARGEAVLVVEDDPAVRLLVLDVLGMLGYCALEAAEANAAVKLLQSDERIDLLVSDVGLPGMNGRQLADVAREHRPGLRVLFMTGYAEQAISSGFLDAGMDLISKPFTIDQLAARVRTMLVDMP